A region of Bdellovibrionales bacterium DNA encodes the following proteins:
- a CDS encoding IS66 family insertion sequence element accessory protein TnpB: protein MFCGRRRHTIKILYFDRSGFCLWQKQLDVESSHGRGNLCRK, encoded by the coding sequence GTGTTCTGTGGTCGACGACGGCACACGATCAAGATTCTGTATTTTGATCGAAGTGGGTTCTGTCTATGGCAAAAGCAATTGGATGTGGAAAGTTCCCATGGCCGAGGAAATCTTTGCAGGAAGTAG
- a CDS encoding transposase: MVKIELPENERFSEEGQTLKVIGWEFSEKLKYEPAKVSVIRYERAKYGVDSGDYVKTAPPVPCVIPKGIATPELLAAIITSKYCDGLPLYRIEEIMERQGVDLPRSTMARWVVQVAQALVPSGMFFQTG; the protein is encoded by the coding sequence GTGGTGAAGATCGAGCTTCCAGAAAACGAGCGTTTTTCTGAAGAGGGGCAAACCCTCAAGGTGATTGGCTGGGAGTTCTCGGAGAAGCTCAAGTATGAGCCAGCTAAAGTCAGTGTGATCCGCTATGAGCGGGCCAAGTATGGAGTGGATAGCGGGGACTATGTGAAGACCGCTCCGCCAGTGCCTTGCGTGATCCCTAAGGGGATTGCCACTCCCGAGTTGCTTGCCGCCATTATCACCTCCAAATATTGCGATGGACTTCCGCTGTATCGGATTGAGGAGATCATGGAGCGTCAGGGAGTTGATCTTCCCCGCAGCACGATGGCCCGCTGGGTGGTGCAAGTGGCGCAGGCTCTCGTGCCGTCTGGAATGTTCTTTCAGACCGGCTGA
- a CDS encoding transposase encodes MQVLKENGRKAEDKSWMWVRSTPYGDKKIVLFDYRISRSQEAARQLLDGITGYLQCDGLNAYDVLEKQEGVIRIGCGMHSRRKFESAQWMGLSPAEALERQDLVT; translated from the coding sequence GTGCAGGTTCTCAAAGAGAATGGCAGGAAGGCCGAAGACAAATCATGGATGTGGGTGAGGAGTACGCCCTACGGGGACAAGAAGATTGTTCTGTTTGATTACCGCATATCCCGGAGCCAGGAAGCGGCCAGGCAGCTTCTGGACGGAATTACAGGATATCTGCAATGTGACGGATTGAATGCCTATGATGTGTTGGAAAAACAAGAGGGCGTGATCCGCATAGGATGTGGGATGCACTCCCGCAGGAAATTTGAATCCGCCCAGTGGATGGGGCTAAGTCCGGCCGAAGCCTTGGAGAGGCAGGACTTGGTTACTTAA
- a CDS encoding transposase produces MKGISQRFQKSKIGGALRYFLNEYEYLTGYLKDGRLEADNGFTERAIRKYAIGRNAWLFSDTPAGAEASSVMYSFTVTAKINGVNPYAAMVRLLSELPLAKSLEDFERLAEIILSPDSRA; encoded by the coding sequence CTGAAAGGCATCAGCCAAAGGTTCCAGAAAAGCAAGATCGGAGGGGCCCTCCGCTACTTTTTGAATGAGTATGAGTACCTGACAGGCTACCTCAAGGATGGGCGTCTGGAGGCGGACAATGGCTTTACGGAGAGAGCGATCCGCAAGTATGCCATCGGCAGGAATGCGTGGCTGTTTTCCGACACACCCGCGGGGGCCGAGGCCAGCAGTGTCATGTACAGCTTCACGGTAACAGCCAAAATCAATGGGGTGAATCCCTACGCGGCCATGGTTCGACTGCTCAGTGAGCTACCACTGGCCAAATCCCTCGAAGACTTCGAGCGCCTCGCTGAGATCATTTTATCACCTGATTCTCGAGCCTGA